A region from the Neurospora crassa OR74A linkage group V, whole genome shotgun sequence genome encodes:
- a CDS encoding transcription initiation factor TFIID subunit, whose protein sequence is MSNPPPANTGQAPGGATYGGGQQHQQPQSTTGGAPTTGGTGGTGAAGTTSTSSTAPTPQNLNQIVTDYLKKKGFTKTEAVFRQETAHLGPDGRPAQRNEENGPRKYLKAFILLRDWIENNLDIYKFELRKLLWPVFVYSYIELVSTGYVEEAKHYLATLRPHFDAVHREALDLFTTVTLPQHIRENQTIKLYRENKYRIPLNQSLSGNLFHFLEREADAGGSTITFILQTFCQVDVSARGPIEPFSFEAIYRRAHNLDLDEIDQLEGIPGVFTGVTNRDVLDSSAPLKLGPLPMEPELREDVRAELEDEDQRHPPVEGRSTLVEEFDQRIKREESADAPSRTDLPLPPSRARDVVMEMQKVRENRDRFKIEGRTGGAGVPVSACMFTFHNSLGSVSCMDFSNDHELVAVGTMDSYIRVWSMNGKPLRSSVASEKDLQVNNRKLIGHSGPVYGVSFSDSIANLDRNVFPEADGAKPDTSTKLLVSCSADGQVRLWSLDHWACLCIYKAHDGPVFRVLWGPHGHYFATGGWDKTVRVFAQDRASALRIMVGHDTPISAIAWHPNGTYIFSASDDTDKSIRMWSVVTGNCVRIFTGHTDYISALQCAPNGKILASADTGGNIFFWDIAKGARIKRCRGHGKGGIPSLSFSAESNVLVSGGLDGTVRLWDVELPADPSKSSQLAITSSGAAVGGGASGQQADGAASGDSIAVASGGGPNGNSITVGGTGSAATPAAAANATGNTGTASGSANGSSGAVTGKKKGKEVQITPDQISAFATKKTPVLKVQFTRMNLVVAGGCYDPER, encoded by the exons ATGTCCAATCCCCCACCAGCAAACACCGGCCAGGCGCCGGGAGGGGCCACATATGGCGGtggccaacaacatcaacaacctcagTCTACTACTGGTGGTGCGCCAACGACGGGAGGCACAGGAGGAACAGGAGCTGCAGGGACGACCTCGACGAGCAGTACGGCGCCCACACCTCAGAATTTGAATCAGATA GTTACGGATTACCTTAAGAAGAAAGGGTTCACCAAGACCGAAGCCGTTTTCCGTCAAGAAACAGCCCACCTCGGGCCTGACGGCAGGCCCGCGCAGCGTAACGAGGAGAACGGACCGCGAAAGTACTTAAAGGCGTTCATCTTGCTCCGAGATTGGATCGAGAATAATTTGGACATCTACAAG TTCGAGCTAAGGAAGCTCTTGTGGCCTGTCTTCGTTTACTCCTACATCGAGCTCGTTTCCACGGGGTATGTGGAAGAAGCAAAGCACTACCTGGCAACACTACGACCTCATTTTGACGCTGTCCATCGTGAGGCGTTAGACCTGTTTACGACTGTCACCCTTCCACAACATATTCGCGAAAACCAAACAATCAAACTCTACCGAGAGAACAAGTATCGAATCCCGCTCAACCAGTCACTTTCTGGCAacctcttccactttctcGAGCGCGAGGCGGATGCTGGCGGCTCAACAATCACATTTATCCTCCAAACCTTCTGCCAGGTAGACGTCAGCGCAAGGGGGCCCATTGAGCCATTCAGCTTTGAGGCTATCTACCGACGAGCTCATAATCTAGATCTTGATGAGATTGACCAGCTCGAAGGCATTCCTGGTGTTTTCACCGGTGTTACAAACAGAGACGTTCTCGACTCATCAGCACCGCTGAAGCTCGGCCCTCTTCCAATGGAACCTGAATTGCGAGAAGACGTACGCGCAGAACTTGAGGACGAGGACCAGCGACATCCACCTGTAGAGGGCAGGTCTACACTCGTGGAGGAGTTCGACCAGCGGATCAAGCGAGAAGAGAGTGCCGACGCTCCCTCGAGAACAGAcctccctcttccaccaTCTCGAGCCAGGGACGTCGTAATGGAGATGCAAAAAGTTCGAGAAAATCGGGACCGGTTCAAGATAGAGGGTCGGACTGGCGGTGCGGGTGTTCCTGTCTCGGCCTGCATGTTCACGTTCCATAACAGCTTGGGGAG CGTTTCATGTATGGACTTTTCCAACGATCACGAGCTCGTGGCTGTCGGAACTATGGACTCTTATATCCGCGTCTGGTCTATGAACGGAAAGCCATTAAGATCATCTGTAGCCAGCGAGAAGGATCTACAAGTCAACAACCGGAAGCTGATCGGCCACTCCGGTCCGGTCTACGGCGTGTCTTTCTCGGATTCCATTGCCAACCTGGACCGTAATGTCTTCCCGGAAGCCGACGGGGCCAAGCCTGATACGAGCACCAAGCTACTTGTATCATGCTCGGCGGACGGTCAAGTCCGCCTTTGGTCCCTCGACCACTGGGCATGTCTATGCATCTACAAGGCCCACGATGGTCCCGTCTTCCGCGTTCTTTGGGGTCCTCACGGCCATTACTTCGCGACTGGCGGCTGGGACAAGACCGTCCGCGTGTTCGCGCAAGATAGAGCCTCTGCACTGCGCATTATGGTCGGACATGATACGCCTATCTCAGCAATCGCGTGGCACCCGAACGGAACGTACATCTTCTCGGCATCCGACGACACCGACAAGTCCATCCGCATGTGGTCGGTAGTGACAGGCAATTGCGTCCGCATCTTCACGGGCCACACGGACTACATCAGCGCGCTGCAATGCGCGCCGAACGGAAAGATCCTCGCCAGCGCCGATACGGGTGGAAACATTTTCTTCTGGGATATTGCCAAGGGCGCGCGTATCAAGCGGTGCCGCGGCCACGGCAAGGGTGGTATTCCGTCACTAAGCTTCAGTGCCGAGTCGAACGTGCTCGTGTCAGGAGGCTTGGATGGCACCGTGAGGCTGTGGGACGTGGAGTTGCCGGCCGATCCCAGCAAGAGCAGCCAGCTTGCTATCACGAGTAGCGGTGCGGCGGTTGGAGGAGGCGCATCTGGTCAACAGGCGGATGGTGCCGCGAGTGGCGACAGTATCGCCGTGGCGTCTGGCGGAGGTCCCAACGGCAATTCGATTACCGTGGGTGGCACTGGTTCTGCGGCTACACCAGCAGCTGCTGCTAATGCTACCGGCAACACTGGCACCGCTAGCGGCAGCGCTAATGGCAGCAGTGGTGCGGTCacagggaagaagaagggcaaggaggTGCAGATCACACCTGATCAAATCAGCGCGTTCGCGACGAAGAAAACTCCTGTTTTGAAGGTGCAGTTTACAAGAATGAACCTGGTGGTTGCGGGCGGATGCTATGATCCTGAGCGTTAG
- a CDS encoding vacuolar protein sorting-associated protein Vps5, producing the protein MEDPWADSAIGGESNNSSSTVPQSDDTAPADSTAAPSTSSTLTPSANTSSSRPSRLTPRRLVAQPTRLEAVKDDPLGPLGASTPTATDTPLAPPQPPLKEQLPLRTTLSGGPNQIGSGARRPGGGPSDPHRIEEEELYNDSSSGPRQPPPVPPALPSPVRTSMQPSVSIEQAANPTFHISVGDPHKVGDLTSSHIVYSVRTKTTSKAYKQPEFEVKRRYRDFLWLYNTLHANNPGVVVPPPPEKQAVGRFESNFVEARRAALEKMLNKTAAHPTLQHDADLKLFLESEAFNIDVKHKERKEPHLGESKGVLSTFGISVGSGNKFVEQDDWFHDRRVYLDALENQLKGLLKAMDSMVAQRKAMAEAAGEFSASLHALSTVELSPTLSGPLDALSELQLTIRDVYDRQAQQDVLTFGIIIEEYIRLIGSVKQAFSQRQKAFYSWHSAESELQKRKASQDKLLRQGKSQQDRLNQVNAEVADAERKVHQARLLFEDMGRLMRAELDRFEREKVEDFKSGVETFLESAVEAQKELIEKWETFLMQLDAEDDETVFYRPPVVQANKPAGDTAVDRARARIDDDSD; encoded by the exons ATGGAGGATCCCTGGGCCGACAGCGCCATCGGCGGCGAGAGCAACAACAGCTCCTCTACAGTTCCCCAGTCCGATGACACGGCGCCCGCCGACAGCACCGCCGCCCCGTCCACATCGTCAACCCTGACGCCGTCAGCCAACACGAGCAGCAGCCGACCCTCGCGCCTGACACCCCGTCGCCTGGTCGCCCAACCAACCCGTctcgaggccgtcaaggacGATCCGCTTGGTCCTCTAGGTGCCAGCACCCCTACGGCCACTGACACCCCGCTTGCCCCCCCTCAGCCGCCTCTTAAGGAGCAGCTACCCTTGAGGACGACATTGTCCGGAGGTCCGAATCAGATCGGCAGCGGCGCCAGGAGGCCCGGCGGTGGACCCTCCGACCCGCACCgcatcgaggaggaggagctatACAATGATAGTTCGAGCGGGCCAAggcagccgccgccggtaCCGCCTGCCCTGCCAAGCCCGGTGCGCACGTCGATGCAGCCGAGCGTCAGTATAGAGCAGGCGGCGAACCCAACGTTCCATATCTCTGTCGGCGATCCGCACAAGGTTGGCGATTTGACTAGCAGTCATATAGTTTACTCTGTGAGGACAAAG ACGACATCAAAAGCCTACAAGCAGCCCGAGTTTGAAGTCAAGCGGCGGTATCGCGATTTTCTATGGCTCTACAACACGCTACACGCCAACAACCCGGGCGTGGTGGTGCCTCCTCCGCCCGAGAAGCAGGCGGTGGGCCGGTTCGAAAGCAACTTTGTCGAGGCGCGACGCGCCGCTCTGGAAAAGATGCTTAACAAGACAGCCGCCCATCCGACGTTGCAGCACGATGCCGATCTCAAACTGTTCTTGGAGAGCGAGGCGTTCAACATCGATGTCAAGCACAAGGAGCGCAAGGAGCCACACTTGGGCGAGAGCAAGGGCGTGCTGAGCACGTTTGGTATCAGTGTTGGAAGCGGGAACAAGTTCGTGGAGCAGGATGAT TGGTTCCATGATCGCAGAGTCTACCTTGATGCTCTCGAGAACCAACTCAAGGGCCTTCTGAAGGCCATGGACAGCATGGTCGCGCAGCGCAAAGCGATGGCGGAGGCTGCTGGCGAGTTCTCGGCCTCTCTCCATGCTCTCTCGACCGTGGAACTGTCGCCTACTCTCTCCGGCCCTCTCGACGCGCTCTCGGAGTTGCAGCTTACCATTAGAGATGTGTATGACCGCCAAGCCCAACAGGATGTGCTCACCTTCGGTATCATCATCGAAGAGTACATCCGTCTTATTGGCAGTGTCAAGCAGGCCTTCTCGCAGCGCCAGAAGGCGTTCTATAGCTGGCACAGCGCCGAATCAGAATTGCAGAAGCGAAAGGCTAGCCAGGACAAGCTCTTGAGGCAAGGCAAGAGTCAGCAGGACCGCCTGAACCAAGTTAATGCCGAGGTGGCGGATGCTGAACGCAAGGTGCATCAGGCGCGCTTGTTGTTTGAGGACATGGGCCGTCTGATGCGCGCTGAGCTGGACAGGttcgagagggagaaggttGAGGACTTCAAGTCGGGTGTTGAGACCTTCTTGGAAAGTGCCGTTGAGGCTCAGAAGGAG TTGATCGAGAAGTGGGAGACCTTCCTCATGCAGCTCGAtgccgaggacgacgagaccGTGTTCTATCGTCCTCCGGTCGTCCAAGCGAACAAGCCTGCCGGTGACACGGCGGTGGATCGAGCTCGGGCGAGGATCGACGATGACTCCGATTAG